The stretch of DNA AAGCAGTGTTGCTGGATGTCAACGGTCGTCGAGTTCCCGTTCCCCAGTGCAGCAAGTTGGAAATGGCTCACCGTCTATTCGACTTCGTACAAACAATGCCGTCTGCCTAAAACTACTCTCCACTAAAAACTACATCCGCAACAGTCAGCTTGGTTGTGGATTCAGATTATTATCTTCTCTGGTCTGGTGTGATTTAGAAAAGATGGAAGCTCGTATGAAAACTGGTTTGGTTGGTTTATGCCTTTTGTTACTGCCCCTAGTGGCTTGCTCACCCCAGACCAACTCGACAACATCCACACCGAATGCGACTAGTAAGGTGCAGCCGTTAATAGCAGGGGCCATCCCAGATCAAGATCCAGAGAAGTTACAACGGCTGTATGGCAAGCTAGCAGATTACTTAACTAAAGAGCTAAGTGTCCCCGTCCAATACAAGCCTGTGACCGATTACACCGCAGCCGTAACCGCTTTTAAGGTGGGTGATTTAGACCTGGTTTGGTTTGGGGGGCTGACAGGGGTCCAAGCTCGCTTACAAGTGCCAGGGGCGGAAGCGATCGCCCAACGCGACATTGACGAAAAGTTTCACAGCATCTTTATTGCCAATAAATCCAGCGGTCTAACTCCCATTCAAGACGAAAAGGGCTTAACAGCGTTGAAGGGGCACACGTTCACCTTTGGTAGTGAATCTTCCACGTCGGGGCGATTGATGCCGCAATATTTCCTCCAGCAAGCTGGCATCACTCTAAATGACTTCCAAGGCCAACCAGGGTTTTCTAGCTCTCACGATGCCACGATCAAATTGGTAGAGGCGGGAACTTACGACGCTGGCGTGTTGAATGAGCAAGTCTGGCGCGATCGCGTTAAGGCGGGAGAAGTCAATCTAGATAAGGTTGTGGTGTTGTGGCAAACCCCTACTTACTACGACTATCACTGGGTGGTGAATCCCCAGGTCAAGCAGCGTTATGGCGAGGACTTTCCGCAGAAGGTGCAAGCAGCTTTGTTGAAGCTAGATTCCAAGGTGCCAGAGCAAAAGGAAATTTTGGATTTGTTCGGGGCGCAGAAGTTTATTGCCACTCAAAACGGTAACTACGCCAAAATTGAAGCCGTGGGTCGTGAGATTGGCAAGATTAGATGAGTGTGGCTGTCCCGATTTTGGAGTTGAAACAAGTTAGCCAATGGTTTGGTGCGTTTCCTGCCTTGGCTGACATCAACTTGCAAATTCAAACGGGAGAGCGGGTGGCTCTGGTTGGCCCTAGTGGGGCGGGCAAAAGTACCTTAATCAGCTTGCTCAATGGCACCCTGTTTCCTAGCCAAGGGGAAGTTTGGGCGATTGGTCGCAATTTAGCTACACTTCCCCCTCGTACTTTGCGCCGAGTGCAGCAACAGATTGGCACTGTCTATCAACAGTTTCATCTGGTTGATAATCTGCGAGTGGTACATAACGTCAACGCAGGACATTTAGGCCACTGGTCTTGGTTGAAGGCAGCAATTTCTCTCCTCTGGCCTCTGGAAGTGAAAGGTGCTGCGAAAGCTTTAACTCAAGTTGGCATTCCCGAAAAGCTTTACGATCGCACCGACCAACTTTCTGGCGGGCAACAACAACGTGTCGCTTTAGCCCGTGTCTTGGTGCAAGATCCAGCGGTGATTTTGGCGGATGAGCCGATCGCTAGCCTCGACCCAGAGCGCAGTCGAGAAATCATGGATTTGTTGCGCCATCTCAGCCAAAGCACAGGCAAAACCCTAGTGATGAGCTTGCACTCGATTGAGCTGGCTCAGAGCCACTGCGATCGCATCATTGGCTTGAGACAAGGCCGCATGATTTTTGATGCCCCTGCAACCACTATCTCCCCTGCCATGATTGCGGCGTTATACCGAATTGAGCCATTAAATTAAGCTTGCTGTGCTGCCTAGTCGCGATCGCTCCTCTAAAGCCTCTACAAACTTACCTCCTCGCCCCTCGCTTCTAAATCAACAAACACTGTGGGGGGTGATCTGTCTTGCCGCGATCGCTTGGTCTGTGCAGCAAACTGGCATTTTTAGTCGCAGTCTGTTTAATCCAGATGGTTGGGCTTTGGTAAAGCGTTTTCTCGCAGCCAGCCTACACCCGGATCTCAGTCCAGAATTTCTTTGGCTCACCTGGCGCTCGACACTGACAACCCTGGCTTATGCAGTTTGTGGGACAAGCCTCAGTGTGGTGGTTGGTGTAATAGGAGGTGTCCTGGCTTCTGAGGTTTGGTGGCAATCCGTTTTTCCCTCTAAGCGTCAGACAGTTCAATTCCAGTTCTGGCGCAAAAAATTGCACCGAGTATCATTCCCCCAGGGCGATCGCTGGCCTTGGCTCAGTATTAGAGCCGCTTTATCAGTGCCACGGGCGATTCATGAAATTATTTGGGGACTGTTTTTCGTCAACATTTTCGGTTTAGACCCGCTCACAGCCGTTCTCGCGATCGCCATTCCCTTTGGGGCAATTACCGCCAAAGTCTTCTCCGAAATTCTGGATGAAACGCCGCGTCAACCCCTGTTAGCGCTTCTGAACAGTGGAGTTGCACCGCTGTCAGCATTGACTTATGGCTTGATTCCTCAAGCGTTTCCCAATCTACTCTCCTATACGTTTTACCGCTTTGAATGCTCGATTCGTTCTGCGGCTGTGCTAGGAATTATTGGCGCTGGCGGTCTAGGCTACCAAATCCTACTGAGTCTGCAATCGCTGCGCTACGAGCAATTGTGGACATTATTCTTCGCTCTGTTTCTGCTCAATGGCTCGATTGACTTTTGGAGTGCTCTCCTGCGCCACCGCTTAGGTTTAGCGAATCGGCTTGATCTCAATACTCTTAATTTGGCTCAACGCCCTTCTCTCCACCAGCATGCTCCAGTAGTAGTCGGTTCTTGGTTGGGCGTAGCGCTGTTGCTACCGTTTTCGTTTTGGTATGTCCAAGCCGATGTGAGTAAGCTGTGGCAACCTCGGACTCTGCAACTTCTGAGTGACGTGTCTCGGACTGCTTGGCCACCTCACTTAACTGGCATTTCTGTCACTCAGCTCTGGGAACTAGCAACGCAAACTTTAGCCATGTCGATCTTGGCAATGGCGATCGCTGGAGTTGGTGGTATCTTACTTTCCTTCCCAGCCGCTCATAACTTCTTTTTGCCCGGTGGCTTGCTCAATCCCAGCAAAACCAGTCAAGCCGCCAAATTCTGGAGTACCGCTGGTTTATTACTCACTCGCTTCTGCTTGCTCGTTAGTCGAGCCATTCCAGCTCCCATTTGGGCTTTGATGTGGCTGTTTATCTTGTTTCCTGGCATTCTTCCAGGTGCGATCGCTCTCGGCCTACACAATCTGGGTATCTTGGGCCGATTGATGGCTGAGGTGACAGAAAATTTGGATGAGCGTCCCTTAAAAGCGCTCAAAGCTCAAGGTGCCGCAGCCACTCCAATCTTTTTATATGGGGTTTTGCCGCCCACCCTGCCTCGCTTTGTCGCTTATATCCTGTATCGCTGGGAAGTCTGTATCCGAGAAACTGTGATTGTGGGCTTGGTGGGCGCAGGCGGCCTCGGTCGATTACTAACAGAACAACTCAGCAGCTTCGATTATCCAGGATTACTAGTTACGTTGAGTTGCTTTATTGGCCTAACCTTCCTGGTTGATTTAATTAGCGCCACCCTCCGCAAAGCTCTGCGTTAGGCTCTGTGACAGGTTGGTTGGGGCTAAAGAATAGTAAATTGAATCTTAGATTAATTAATTTTAGAAATTGACTAGACAAGTCCAAACAAATTGTCTAAGATGTTTTATTGTCGCCAAAAAACCGGGCTAACAAATTCTCCCCAGAATTCTAGATAAAGCGAAAGCTTTGCTGTCTTTGCCTTAGAGTTGATAACTCAAGCGAAGAAAC from Trichocoleus desertorum ATA4-8-CV12 encodes:
- a CDS encoding putative selenate ABC transporter substrate-binding protein, with the protein product MKTGLVGLCLLLLPLVACSPQTNSTTSTPNATSKVQPLIAGAIPDQDPEKLQRLYGKLADYLTKELSVPVQYKPVTDYTAAVTAFKVGDLDLVWFGGLTGVQARLQVPGAEAIAQRDIDEKFHSIFIANKSSGLTPIQDEKGLTALKGHTFTFGSESSTSGRLMPQYFLQQAGITLNDFQGQPGFSSSHDATIKLVEAGTYDAGVLNEQVWRDRVKAGEVNLDKVVVLWQTPTYYDYHWVVNPQVKQRYGEDFPQKVQAALLKLDSKVPEQKEILDLFGAQKFIATQNGNYAKIEAVGREIGKIR
- a CDS encoding phosphonate ABC transporter ATP-binding protein, giving the protein MSVAVPILELKQVSQWFGAFPALADINLQIQTGERVALVGPSGAGKSTLISLLNGTLFPSQGEVWAIGRNLATLPPRTLRRVQQQIGTVYQQFHLVDNLRVVHNVNAGHLGHWSWLKAAISLLWPLEVKGAAKALTQVGIPEKLYDRTDQLSGGQQQRVALARVLVQDPAVILADEPIASLDPERSREIMDLLRHLSQSTGKTLVMSLHSIELAQSHCDRIIGLRQGRMIFDAPATTISPAMIAALYRIEPLN
- a CDS encoding ABC transporter permease subunit, with translation MPSRDRSSKASTNLPPRPSLLNQQTLWGVICLAAIAWSVQQTGIFSRSLFNPDGWALVKRFLAASLHPDLSPEFLWLTWRSTLTTLAYAVCGTSLSVVVGVIGGVLASEVWWQSVFPSKRQTVQFQFWRKKLHRVSFPQGDRWPWLSIRAALSVPRAIHEIIWGLFFVNIFGLDPLTAVLAIAIPFGAITAKVFSEILDETPRQPLLALLNSGVAPLSALTYGLIPQAFPNLLSYTFYRFECSIRSAAVLGIIGAGGLGYQILLSLQSLRYEQLWTLFFALFLLNGSIDFWSALLRHRLGLANRLDLNTLNLAQRPSLHQHAPVVVGSWLGVALLLPFSFWYVQADVSKLWQPRTLQLLSDVSRTAWPPHLTGISVTQLWELATQTLAMSILAMAIAGVGGILLSFPAAHNFFLPGGLLNPSKTSQAAKFWSTAGLLLTRFCLLVSRAIPAPIWALMWLFILFPGILPGAIALGLHNLGILGRLMAEVTENLDERPLKALKAQGAAATPIFLYGVLPPTLPRFVAYILYRWEVCIRETVIVGLVGAGGLGRLLTEQLSSFDYPGLLVTLSCFIGLTFLVDLISATLRKALR